One genomic window of Phycisphaerales bacterium includes the following:
- a CDS encoding GC-type dockerin domain-anchored protein, whose amino-acid sequence MQTKSTVGVILAAGVAASAFGQCEPAWDGQVGNPGVDRGYVQPMINWDDGSGERLYVGGSFGGIIGVPGSTSLASWDRDSDTWSRVGTPGLSTGSTNGFLTNIMPFEVFGEERLVVAGFFASAGGVADTRSIAAWNGDEWVSMGAGLPAPQSIWAMITADVGDGENMIIGGAWPEIGGAFGADLAQWDGDEWLPVGDGTGITGTFSPTVFSLEAFDDGTGPALYAGGRFDSIGGAFNTSMLGRFNGTSWEAVGGGLTAGSVTSQIGAMTVFDDGTGPALYVGGSNVRASGAPFASVYKWDGVAWSAVGQEFGGRVTDFQVWDDGTGPALYVAGTAVPPIEYLAKLVDDEWVPVDGGIASQPATSGSFASVFGLHVWDDDLYVAGNFTLVGDPAVDVRGLVRRTGCVGSACFADFNEDGVLDIFDFLAFQNAFDAGDLAADCTEDGSLDIFDFLCFQNAFDAGCE is encoded by the coding sequence ATGCAGACGAAGAGCACCGTTGGAGTGATCCTGGCCGCTGGTGTCGCAGCGAGCGCGTTCGGCCAGTGCGAGCCGGCGTGGGATGGCCAGGTCGGCAACCCCGGCGTCGATCGCGGGTACGTCCAGCCCATGATAAATTGGGACGACGGCAGCGGTGAACGGCTGTACGTCGGTGGTTCGTTCGGCGGCATCATCGGTGTGCCGGGCAGCACGAGCCTCGCATCCTGGGATCGCGACAGCGACACGTGGTCACGCGTTGGTACGCCCGGGCTGAGCACCGGCAGCACCAACGGGTTCCTGACCAACATCATGCCCTTCGAAGTGTTCGGCGAGGAGCGACTGGTGGTCGCGGGGTTCTTCGCGAGCGCGGGCGGCGTGGCCGACACGAGGTCGATCGCGGCGTGGAACGGCGACGAGTGGGTGTCGATGGGCGCCGGCCTGCCCGCACCGCAGAGCATCTGGGCGATGATCACGGCCGACGTCGGCGACGGCGAGAACATGATCATCGGCGGTGCGTGGCCCGAGATCGGTGGCGCTTTCGGAGCCGACCTGGCGCAGTGGGATGGAGACGAGTGGCTGCCCGTCGGCGATGGCACGGGGATCACGGGTACGTTCAGCCCGACCGTGTTCAGCCTTGAGGCCTTCGATGACGGGACGGGGCCGGCCCTCTACGCCGGCGGCCGGTTCGACTCGATCGGCGGCGCATTCAACACCAGCATGCTGGGTCGCTTTAACGGCACCTCGTGGGAGGCGGTGGGCGGGGGCCTGACCGCCGGGAGCGTGACGTCGCAGATCGGCGCGATGACGGTGTTCGATGACGGCACCGGCCCGGCGCTCTACGTCGGCGGCAGCAACGTGCGGGCTTCGGGCGCGCCCTTCGCCAGCGTGTACAAGTGGGACGGCGTGGCGTGGTCGGCCGTCGGTCAGGAGTTTGGCGGCCGCGTGACCGACTTCCAGGTCTGGGACGATGGCACCGGTCCGGCCCTGTACGTTGCCGGCACGGCCGTCCCGCCCATCGAGTACCTCGCGAAGCTGGTCGACGATGAGTGGGTTCCGGTCGATGGTGGCATCGCGAGCCAACCCGCGACGAGCGGCTCGTTCGCCAGCGTCTTTGGCCTGCACGTCTGGGACGATGATCTGTACGTGGCCGGCAACTTCACGCTCGTGGGCGATCCCGCCGTGGATGTGCGCGGGCTCGTCCGGCGCACGGGATGCGTGGGCTCGGCGTGCTTTGCCGACTTCAACGAGGACGGCGTGCTGGACATCTTCGACTTCCTGGCGTTCCAGAACGCGTTCGACGCCGGCGACCTGGCGGCCGATTGCACGGAAGACGGCTCGCTGGACATCTTCGACTTCCTGTGCTTCCAGAACGCGTTCGACGCGGGCTGCGAGTGA